In Mastomys coucha isolate ucsf_1 unplaced genomic scaffold, UCSF_Mcou_1 pScaffold5, whole genome shotgun sequence, one genomic interval encodes:
- the Sox9 gene encoding transcription factor SOX-9, which yields MNLLDPFMKMTDEQEKGLSGAPSPTMSEDSAGSPCPSGSGSDTENTRPQENTFPKGEPDLKKESEEDKFPVCIREAVSQVLKGYDWTLVPMPVRVNGSSKNKPHVKRPMNAFMVWAQAARRKLADQYPHLHNAELSKTLGKLWRLLNESEKRPFVEEAERLRVQHKKDHPDYKYQPRRRKSVKNGQAEAEEATEQTHISPNAIFKALQADSPHSSSGMSEVHSPGEHSGQSQGPPTPPTTPKTDVQAGKVDLKREGRPLAEGGRQPPIDFRDVDIGELSSDVISNIETFDVNEFDQYLPPNGHPGVPATHGQVTYSGSYGISSTAPTPANAGHVWMSKQQAPPPPPQQPPQAPQAPQAPPPQQAPPQQQQAPQQQQAHTLTTLSSEPGQSQRTHIKTEQLSPSHYSEQQQHSPQQISYSPFNLPHYSPSYPPITRSQYDYTDHQNSGSYYSHAAGQGSGLYSTFTYMNPAQRPMYTPIADTSGVPSIPQTHSPQHWEQPVYTQLTRP from the exons ATGAATCTCCTGGACCCCTTCATGAAGATGACCGACGAGCAGGAGAAGGGCCTGTCTGGCGCCCCCAGCCCCACCATGTCGGAGGACTCGGCTGGTTCGCCCTGTCCCTCGGGCTCCGGCTCCGACACGGAGAACACACGGCCCCAGGAGAACACGTTCCCCAAGGGCGAGCCGGATCTGAAGAAGGAGAGCGAGGAAGATAAGTTCCCCGTGTGCATCCGCGAGGCGGTCAGCCAGGTGCTGAAGGGCTACGACTGGACGCTGGTGCCCATGCCGGTGCGCGTCAACGGCTCCAGCAAGAACAAGCCACACGTCAAGCGGCCCATGAATGCCTTCATGGTGTGGGCGCAGGCTGCGCGCAGGAAGCTGGCAGACCAGTACCCGCATCTGCACAACGCCGAGCTCAGCAAGACGCTGGGCAAGCTCTGGAG ACTGCTGAACGAGAGCGAGAAGAGACCCTTCGTAGAGGAGGCGGAGCGGCTGCGCGTGCAGCACAAGAAAGACCACCCCGATTACAAGTACCAGCCACGGCGGAGGAAGTCGGTGAAGAATGGACAAGCGGAGGCCGAAGAGGCCACGGAGCAGACTCACATCTCTCCCAACGCCATCTTCAAAGCTCTGCAAGCCGACTCCCCACACTCCTCCTCGGGCATGAGTGAAGTGCACTCCCCGGGCGAGCACTCTG GGCAATCTCAGGGTCCACCGACCCCACCCACCACTCCCAAAACCGACGTGCAAGCTGGCAAAGTTGATCTGAAGCGAGAGGGGCGCCCTCTGGCAGAGGGGGGCAGACAGCCCCCCATCGACTTCCGCGACGTGGACATCGGTGAACTGAGCAGCGACGTCATCTCCAACATCGAGACCTTCGACGTCAATGAGTTTGACCAATACTTGCCGCCCAATGGCCACCCAGGGGTGCCGGCCACCCACGGCCAGGTCACTTACTCTGGCAGCTACGGCATCAGCAGCACCGCACCCACCCCAGCCAACGCGGGCCACGTGTGGATGTCAAAGCAGCAGGCGCCGCCCCCTCCTCCGCAGCAGCCCCCGCAGGCCCCGCAAGCCCCACAGGCGCCTCCTCCGCAGCAAGCACCcccgcagcagcagcaggcacCCCAGCAGCAACAGGCGCACACGCTCACCACGCTGAGCAGCGAGCCAGGCCAGTCCCAGCGAACGCACATCAAGACGGAGCAACTGAGCCCCAGCCACTACAGCGAGCAGCAGCAGCACTCCCCGCAACAGATCTCCTACAGCCCCTTCAACCTCCCGCACTACAGCCCCTCCTACCCGCCCATCACCCGCTCGCAGTACGACTACACCGACCACCAGAACTCCGGCTCCTACTACAGCCACGCAGCCGGCCAGGGCTCGGGGCTCTACTCCACCTTCACTTACATGAACCCCGCGCAGCGCCCCATGTACACCCCCATCGCTGACACCTCCGGGGTCCCTTCCATCCCGCAGACCCACAGCCCGCAGCACTGGGAACAACCAGTCTACACACAGCTCACCAGACCCTGA